Proteins co-encoded in one Haloarcula pelagica genomic window:
- a CDS encoding NADH-quinone oxidoreductase subunit D — MSRTVAVADQAGESALVAPIREHVLETEHHGNAPAVVVRADEVQNVLSTLKTEAGLDHCACVTAQAYEDRYESIYHLRSYDDPTKELSVVVPSPTDDPHNESAAPVYPTAGWHEREAYDLVGIEYDGHPDLRRILLPETWQGHPLSPDYDQNQPQIVTYREHERILEDRREGPDTMHINMGPHHPSTHGVLHLNVTLDGETVADVDPDIGYIHRCEEQMCEQGTYRHQIMPYPDRWDWSGAGLCNEWAYARVIEDMADIDVPEYAQVIRTMSAEFSRILGHMLAVATYALDVISEFTAVFQWGIRDREIVQNILEDLTGQRLMFNYFRVGGVAWDLPEPRADFFEKIRTFVDSLPRKLTEYHDMLTSNEVFQKRTVDTGHLAAETAKAYGCTGPVARGSGVDYDLRRDDSYGYYDELEWSVATEQSGDNFARVLVRMREVEESAKIIEQCVDLLEEWPEEDREIQANVPRTLRPDPDTELYRAVESAKGELGIYMRSDGTEKPARFKIRGPSFSHVQVLPAISEGEFIPDLVASIGSLDPIMGDVDR; from the coding sequence ATGTCCCGGACAGTCGCCGTCGCCGACCAGGCAGGGGAGTCGGCGCTCGTCGCGCCGATCCGCGAACACGTCTTGGAGACCGAGCACCACGGGAACGCCCCCGCAGTCGTCGTCCGCGCAGACGAGGTCCAGAACGTCCTCTCGACGCTGAAGACGGAGGCCGGGCTGGACCACTGTGCCTGTGTCACCGCCCAGGCCTACGAGGACCGTTACGAGAGCATCTACCACCTCCGGAGCTACGACGATCCCACGAAGGAACTGTCCGTGGTCGTCCCCTCGCCGACCGACGACCCACACAACGAGTCGGCTGCGCCGGTGTACCCGACCGCCGGGTGGCACGAGCGGGAGGCCTACGATCTGGTCGGCATCGAGTACGACGGCCACCCAGACCTGCGACGCATCCTCCTGCCCGAGACCTGGCAGGGCCACCCGCTCTCGCCCGACTACGACCAGAACCAGCCCCAGATCGTCACCTACCGCGAACACGAGCGCATCCTCGAAGACCGCCGCGAGGGGCCCGACACCATGCACATCAACATGGGGCCACACCACCCCTCGACTCACGGCGTCCTCCACCTGAACGTCACGCTGGACGGGGAGACGGTCGCGGACGTGGACCCAGACATCGGCTACATCCACCGCTGTGAGGAACAGATGTGCGAGCAAGGGACCTACCGCCACCAGATCATGCCCTACCCCGACCGCTGGGACTGGAGCGGCGCCGGCCTCTGTAACGAGTGGGCATACGCCCGTGTCATCGAGGACATGGCCGACATCGACGTGCCCGAGTACGCCCAGGTGATCCGGACGATGAGCGCCGAGTTCTCCCGCATCCTCGGGCACATGCTCGCGGTCGCGACCTACGCGCTGGACGTGATCAGCGAGTTCACCGCCGTCTTCCAGTGGGGGATTCGGGACAGAGAGATCGTCCAGAACATCCTCGAAGACCTCACCGGCCAGCGGCTGATGTTCAACTACTTCCGGGTCGGCGGCGTCGCCTGGGACCTGCCCGAACCCCGCGCGGACTTTTTCGAGAAGATCCGGACGTTCGTCGATTCGCTCCCCCGGAAACTCACCGAGTACCACGACATGCTGACCAGCAACGAGGTGTTTCAAAAGCGGACCGTCGACACCGGACACCTCGCGGCCGAGACCGCCAAGGCCTACGGCTGTACCGGGCCGGTCGCGCGGGGGTCGGGCGTCGACTACGATCTCCGGCGGGACGACTCCTACGGCTACTACGACGAACTGGAGTGGTCGGTCGCAACCGAGCAGAGCGGCGACAACTTCGCCCGCGTGCTGGTCCGGATGCGCGAGGTCGAGGAGTCGGCGAAGATCATCGAGCAGTGTGTCGATCTCCTCGAAGAGTGGCCCGAGGAGGACCGCGAGATCCAGGCCAACGTCCCGCGGACGCTACGGCCCGATCCGGACACGGAACTCTACCGCGCCGTCGAGTCCGCGAAAGGCGAACTGGGGATCTACATGCGTTCGGACGGTACCGAGAAACCCGCCCGGTTCAAGATCCGTGGCCCCTCCTTCTCACACGTCCAGGTGCTCCCGGCGATCTCCGAGGGCGAGTTCATCCCGGACCTGGTCGCCAGTATCGGCAGTCTCGACCCGATCATGGGCGATGTCGACCGGTAG
- a CDS encoding alpha/beta hydrolase — MQIRVYDDGAEQDCLLVLGWGNRCRHENVQWLVDRVAREYRTHVVELPTHITDLQREWVDPVREYAADLGEFPILAHSAGGLTTAFLDDPGVTNRVYLSPWWGSDLPLPDAVVDFVTSLPVSKPVVPTGNLEGDAIGDLATEAQLADGPDAASPAFLRTTGRAHDRLPPAREDAVAFCTLTDRVVDPRAVGRRLHADRIRLYQGGHELFSSSSRERHIDTVLAALDRGPAAL; from the coding sequence ATGCAGATCCGGGTGTACGACGACGGCGCCGAGCAGGACTGTCTCCTCGTGTTGGGCTGGGGGAACCGCTGTCGCCACGAGAACGTCCAGTGGCTCGTCGACCGGGTCGCCCGTGAGTACCGGACCCACGTGGTCGAACTCCCCACCCACATCACCGACCTCCAGCGCGAGTGGGTCGATCCCGTCCGTGAGTACGCCGCCGACCTCGGCGAGTTCCCGATCCTCGCCCACAGCGCCGGCGGACTCACGACGGCCTTCCTCGACGATCCGGGCGTGACGAACCGCGTCTACCTTTCGCCGTGGTGGGGCAGCGACCTCCCGCTGCCCGACGCGGTCGTCGATTTCGTGACGAGTCTCCCGGTCTCGAAACCGGTCGTCCCGACCGGGAACCTGGAGGGCGACGCTATCGGCGACCTGGCGACCGAGGCACAACTGGCCGACGGCCCCGACGCTGCCTCGCCGGCCTTCCTGCGGACGACCGGCCGCGCCCACGACCGCCTCCCGCCCGCCCGCGAGGACGCCGTCGCCTTCTGTACGCTCACTGACCGGGTCGTCGATCCCCGCGCCGTCGGCCGGCGACTCCACGCCGACCGCATCCGACTGTACCAGGGCGGGCACGAACTGTTCTCCTCGTCGAGTCGGGAGCGACACATCGACACCGTGCTCGCCGCGCTGGACCGGGGCCCCGCTGCGCTCTGA
- a CDS encoding YqjF family protein, with the protein MVLPLEMGWRHLLFENWPVDPDVMDAHLPAVLEPDVHDGTAWLSAVPFTNVAVRPKGLPEPLGIRLPELNLRTYVTHRGVPSVYFFSLDAQGVASVVGARLFHHLPYFYARIGLRWEQGRVRFTSRRHHPGARPARYEGTYWPSGEPFSAPSDPLAAFLVERYRFYTQAPDGSIRYTDVDHDPWTLYPAEADIGTDTLLASAGFARPDADPVYYYSPGLDVVASRSKRL; encoded by the coding sequence ATGGTCCTTCCGCTGGAGATGGGGTGGCGACACCTCCTGTTCGAGAACTGGCCGGTCGACCCGGACGTGATGGACGCACATCTCCCGGCGGTGCTGGAACCGGACGTTCACGACGGCACTGCCTGGCTCTCTGCTGTCCCGTTCACGAACGTCGCCGTCAGACCGAAAGGCCTGCCGGAACCGCTCGGGATCAGGCTCCCGGAACTGAACCTCAGAACGTACGTCACCCACCGGGGTGTCCCCAGCGTCTACTTCTTCAGCCTGGACGCACAGGGGGTCGCAAGCGTCGTCGGCGCACGCCTGTTCCACCACTTGCCGTACTTCTACGCCCGAATCGGGCTGCGATGGGAGCAGGGACGTGTTCGGTTCACCAGCCGCCGGCACCACCCGGGGGCACGTCCTGCTCGCTACGAGGGGACGTACTGGCCGAGCGGTGAGCCGTTCTCCGCGCCGTCGGACCCGCTCGCGGCGTTTCTCGTCGAGCGCTATCGGTTCTACACGCAGGCACCGGACGGCTCGATCCGCTACACCGATGTCGACCACGACCCCTGGACGCTCTACCCGGCTGAGGCCGATATCGGCACGGACACGCTTCTCGCCTCGGCCGGGTTCGCACGCCCAGACGCGGACCCGGTCTACTACTACAGCCCCGGGTTGGATGTCGTCGCGTCACGGAGCAAGCGGCTCTGA
- a CDS encoding helix-turn-helix domain-containing protein codes for MKYVRLSLAMGPEIRHPMHQFLVETEGYDASYMLRGNSVGEELQTLLFHVDGFPPDPYRAALEATDIVVDYAITTCPDETFYLYVQDRPSETDAALVEALTRARLVVVSPIAYLADGTVELTLVGPGQAVQRAVEAVPDSIDVDVLEVGTYDSRRLDTGSTLTDRQFAAVAAAVETGYYDNPRGGSVADVAERIDCAPGTAAEHLRKAEARVMAGLVDSDAGPV; via the coding sequence GTGAAGTACGTTCGGCTCTCGCTGGCGATGGGCCCCGAGATCCGCCACCCGATGCACCAGTTCCTCGTCGAGACGGAGGGGTACGACGCCAGCTACATGCTGCGGGGCAACAGCGTCGGCGAGGAACTCCAGACGCTCCTCTTTCACGTCGACGGCTTCCCGCCCGACCCCTACCGGGCGGCTCTGGAGGCGACCGACATCGTCGTCGACTACGCCATCACGACGTGTCCGGACGAGACGTTCTACCTCTACGTCCAGGACCGCCCGAGCGAGACCGACGCGGCGCTCGTCGAGGCGCTGACGCGGGCCCGCCTGGTCGTCGTCTCGCCGATCGCGTACCTGGCCGACGGCACCGTCGAACTGACGCTGGTCGGGCCGGGACAGGCCGTCCAGCGCGCCGTCGAGGCCGTCCCCGATTCGATCGACGTGGACGTACTGGAGGTCGGCACGTACGACAGCAGGCGGCTGGACACCGGGAGCACGCTCACCGACCGGCAGTTCGCGGCCGTCGCGGCCGCCGTCGAGACCGGCTACTACGACAATCCGCGGGGCGGTAGCGTCGCGGATGTCGCAGAGCGCATCGACTGTGCGCCCGGGACCGCGGCCGAACACCTCCGGAAGGCGGAGGCCCGCGTGATGGCCGGGCTCGTCGATTCGGACGCCGGGCCGGTGTGA
- a CDS encoding deoxyribonuclease IV yields the protein MLRVGAHTSIAGGAYNAVDEQVDYGGNCGQIFSHSPQVWQDPNIEDDEAAKFRDRSAEHDVGPWVIHSSYLVNLCTPKDDLREKSVDSMQKEVDAAAKLDIDYVNVHLGAHTGAGVDGGLDNAASALDELDVPEGVTVLVESDAGSGTKLGGDFEHLATVQERTGLDIEFCLDTAHAFAAGYDLSTPEGVEETFAEFDAVVGLEDLACVHLNDSKHACGTNKDEHAHIGEGEIGKAGMRAFLNHDAVADVPLVLETPTENGKSFDWNIDRVRELRE from the coding sequence ATGCTCAGAGTGGGTGCACACACTTCTATCGCTGGCGGCGCGTACAACGCCGTCGACGAGCAGGTCGACTACGGCGGCAACTGCGGCCAGATCTTCTCCCATTCACCACAGGTCTGGCAGGACCCCAACATCGAGGACGACGAGGCGGCGAAGTTCCGAGACCGCTCGGCCGAACACGACGTGGGGCCGTGGGTCATCCACTCCTCGTACCTGGTCAACCTCTGTACGCCCAAAGACGACCTCCGCGAGAAATCCGTCGACTCGATGCAAAAGGAGGTCGACGCCGCCGCGAAACTCGACATCGACTACGTCAACGTCCATCTGGGCGCCCACACCGGCGCCGGCGTCGACGGCGGCCTCGACAACGCCGCCTCGGCGCTCGACGAACTGGACGTGCCCGAGGGCGTCACCGTCCTCGTCGAGTCCGACGCCGGCAGCGGGACGAAACTGGGCGGCGACTTCGAACACCTGGCGACGGTCCAGGAACGGACCGGCCTCGACATCGAGTTCTGTCTGGACACCGCCCACGCCTTCGCCGCCGGCTACGACCTCTCGACCCCCGAGGGGGTCGAGGAGACGTTCGCCGAGTTCGACGCGGTCGTCGGGCTGGAGGATCTGGCCTGTGTCCATCTCAACGACTCGAAACACGCCTGCGGGACGAACAAGGACGAACACGCCCACATCGGCGAGGGCGAGATCGGCAAGGCGGGGATGCGTGCGTTCCTCAACCACGACGCCGTCGCCGACGTGCCCCTCGTCCTCGAGACGCCGACCGAGAACGGCAAGAGCTTCGACTGGAACATCGACCGAGTCCGGGAACTCCGGGAATAG
- a CDS encoding class I SAM-dependent methyltransferase, giving the protein MWADSREALADLGLADADRVLDVGCGTGELTRVLREETDGTVVGVDADADLLAAVGQPTVQGDATRLPFADDSFDLVVCQALLINLPDPGAAVREFARVATDRIAAVEPDNAAVTVESTVAAEPPLARRARRFYLDGVDTDVALGDDAADLFRGAGLSVVSTRRYDQVREIAPPYGEQAVRAARRKATGEGLESDRETILDGETTPEELDRLRERWRKMGRTVVDQMGDRAYERRETVPFFVTVGRV; this is encoded by the coding sequence ATGTGGGCCGACTCCCGCGAGGCGCTCGCCGACCTCGGGCTCGCCGACGCCGACCGCGTGCTCGACGTGGGCTGTGGCACCGGCGAACTCACCCGCGTCCTCCGGGAGGAGACGGACGGGACCGTCGTCGGCGTCGACGCCGACGCCGACCTGCTGGCCGCGGTCGGCCAGCCGACGGTCCAGGGCGACGCCACCAGGCTCCCCTTCGCCGACGACAGTTTCGATCTGGTGGTCTGTCAGGCACTGCTGATCAACCTCCCGGACCCGGGCGCGGCGGTCCGGGAGTTCGCCCGCGTGGCCACCGACCGGATCGCGGCCGTCGAACCGGACAACGCGGCGGTCACCGTCGAGTCGACGGTCGCGGCCGAACCGCCGCTGGCCCGGCGGGCCCGACGGTTCTACCTCGACGGCGTTGACACCGACGTGGCGCTCGGCGACGACGCGGCCGACCTCTTCCGGGGGGCCGGCCTGTCGGTGGTCTCGACGCGCCGGTACGACCAGGTCCGAGAGATCGCCCCGCCGTACGGCGAGCAGGCGGTCCGCGCGGCGCGTCGGAAAGCGACAGGAGAGGGGCTGGAGAGCGACCGTGAGACGATCTTGGACGGCGAGACCACTCCGGAAGAACTCGACCGTCTGCGTGAGCGGTGGCGGAAGATGGGCCGGACCGTCGTCGATCAGATGGGCGACCGGGCGTACGAGCGCCGCGAGACGGTCCCCTTCTTCGTCACCGTCGGGCGGGTGTAG
- a CDS encoding serine/threonine-protein kinase RIO2: MVENVAPVVAELEQDDINLLSGVEHGMRFSEYVAREKLVEFSRLTAEEVDYRLDRCEDRGLVERKTIQYQGFKLTFEGYDALALHTFAQRETLEGVGAPLGVGKESDVYEAQSYKPLALKFHREGYTNFREVMKEREYTADREHVSWQYTARKAAEREYEALETLYPDVSVPQPVDTNRHAIVMEKIDGVELSRTKLSDPQVVPVLELVLDEMGTAYDAGFVHADMSEYNVFVTEQGVVVFDWPQAVPTDHENARELLTRDIENIVNYFKRKYPALVGSVDTDALAGAIAAGEFEELAAYTE; encoded by the coding sequence ATGGTCGAAAACGTCGCCCCGGTGGTCGCCGAGCTGGAGCAGGACGACATCAACCTGCTGTCGGGGGTCGAACACGGGATGCGGTTCTCGGAGTACGTCGCCCGCGAGAAACTCGTCGAGTTCTCCCGGCTGACCGCGGAGGAGGTCGACTACCGGCTGGATCGGTGTGAGGACCGCGGCCTCGTCGAGCGCAAGACCATCCAGTACCAGGGGTTCAAGCTCACCTTCGAGGGGTACGACGCGCTCGCGCTCCACACCTTCGCCCAGCGCGAGACGCTCGAAGGTGTCGGCGCGCCCCTGGGGGTCGGCAAGGAGAGCGATGTCTACGAGGCCCAGTCGTACAAGCCACTGGCCCTGAAGTTCCACCGCGAAGGGTACACGAACTTCCGGGAGGTGATGAAAGAACGCGAGTACACCGCCGACCGGGAACACGTCTCCTGGCAGTACACGGCCCGCAAGGCCGCCGAACGGGAGTACGAAGCCCTGGAGACGCTGTATCCCGACGTGTCCGTCCCACAGCCGGTCGACACGAACCGCCACGCGATCGTCATGGAGAAGATCGACGGCGTCGAACTCTCCCGGACCAAACTCTCGGACCCACAGGTGGTGCCCGTCCTGGAACTGGTCCTCGACGAGATGGGGACCGCCTACGACGCGGGGTTCGTCCACGCCGATATGAGCGAGTACAACGTCTTCGTCACCGAGCAAGGTGTCGTCGTCTTCGACTGGCCCCAGGCCGTCCCGACGGACCACGAGAACGCGCGGGAACTGTTGACCCGCGACATCGAGAACATCGTGAACTACTTCAAGCGGAAGTACCCCGCACTCGTCGGGTCGGTCGATACGGACGCGCTCGCGGGCGCGATCGCCGCGGGCGAGTTCGAAGAACTGGCCGCATACACCGAGTAG
- a CDS encoding TrkA family potassium uptake protein → MTQDISVIIVGGGRVGFQTAELLDDRGHKITIVERDPAVCEALTDEWLATVIKGDATNPEILAQGGLEKADVVAGLTGLTGVNLAVCMMATRLSPDTRTVARIDHGDGAGYEEFVDAIVYPERSGARVAANEIVGSDVQTLADVTGTLDIMEVLVEEGAPAAGKQLANVRFPAGTLVISDEDGDRIAQPDTELRPGRRYVVAVEPDVVDEVMNLLRG, encoded by the coding sequence ATGACACAGGACATATCGGTCATCATCGTCGGCGGTGGGCGTGTCGGCTTCCAGACAGCGGAGTTACTCGACGACCGCGGTCACAAGATCACGATCGTCGAGCGCGACCCTGCCGTCTGTGAGGCACTGACCGACGAGTGGCTCGCGACGGTCATCAAGGGCGACGCGACGAACCCGGAGATCCTCGCCCAGGGAGGCCTGGAGAAAGCGGATGTCGTCGCCGGCCTGACCGGCTTGACCGGGGTGAACCTCGCGGTCTGTATGATGGCGACCCGGCTGTCGCCGGACACCCGAACCGTCGCGCGGATCGACCACGGGGACGGAGCCGGCTACGAGGAGTTCGTCGACGCCATCGTCTACCCCGAACGGTCGGGTGCGCGCGTCGCCGCCAACGAGATCGTCGGCAGCGACGTGCAGACACTGGCCGACGTAACCGGGACCCTCGACATCATGGAAGTGCTCGTCGAGGAAGGCGCACCGGCCGCGGGGAAACAGCTCGCCAACGTCCGGTTCCCGGCCGGAACGCTCGTCATCTCCGACGAGGACGGCGATCGAATCGCCCAGCCGGACACGGAACTCCGTCCCGGTCGCCGGTACGTCGTCGCTGTCGAGCCCGATGTCGTCGACGAGGTCATGAACCTCCTCCGGGGGTAG
- a CDS encoding acyl-CoA thioesterase — protein MSFEYTTEVSVRYDDLDTYGHVNNVRYGTYLEEARIDYLADVVGSGEDDLLTATGGGTGIVIANLELDFEQPIRMTDSVTVGVRVPRLGEKSFLFEYEVRNDDTVAATGETTVVTYGRDEQAPVPIPDSWRESIGQFEGL, from the coding sequence ATGAGCTTCGAGTACACGACGGAAGTCTCGGTGCGGTACGACGATCTGGACACGTACGGTCACGTCAACAACGTCCGCTACGGGACCTATCTCGAAGAGGCGCGGATCGACTATCTAGCCGATGTCGTCGGCAGCGGCGAGGACGACTTGCTGACCGCGACCGGTGGCGGGACCGGCATCGTCATCGCCAACCTAGAGCTCGACTTCGAACAGCCGATCCGGATGACAGACAGCGTCACCGTCGGCGTCCGGGTCCCACGCTTGGGCGAGAAGAGCTTCCTCTTCGAGTACGAGGTCCGGAACGACGACACGGTCGCGGCGACCGGCGAGACGACCGTCGTCACCTACGGTCGCGACGAGCAGGCCCCCGTCCCGATCCCCGACAGTTGGCGCGAGTCGATCGGCCAGTTCGAAGGGTTGTAG
- a CDS encoding APC family permease, translating to MSSHGKRAPEAELGLLDATMIGMGAMIGAGIFVLTGLAAEIAGPAALLVFVLNGIVTAFTALSYAELASAIPKSGGGYAFVREVFADLPSFMMGWLLWFAYMVAGGLYALGFAPNFLELLHVYGLTAAPGEVGSVAIPALGVGVPVAVGLAFLAVLLLVSLNAASTAASGSVETIFTAIKVSILVVFVGYGVTSPQFSGAEFQPLFPGDKTAFSILPAMGLTFIAFEGYDLITTVTEEVKNPRENIPKAIFISLAVTLVVYIAVVSVAIGTLGWVDLARAGEAGIAEAATNFMPQFPVIGNGGAVIVFGAVFSTLTALNAVVIASSRVAFSMGREGQLLPSFGQLHHRFGTPFWAILASAVVMLSSVVLPTQSAGNMSSLFFLLSFVIVNGSVIKLRRERPDMARPYELPYYPVPPVLGIALNLLLTGVLVVYLLRTDVLALLLSGGWIGLGVVAYYGLTTLRTSAEEAETERAAAEDD from the coding sequence ATGAGTAGTCACGGCAAACGCGCCCCGGAGGCCGAACTCGGCCTGCTCGACGCGACGATGATCGGGATGGGCGCGATGATCGGCGCCGGCATCTTCGTCCTGACCGGGTTGGCCGCAGAGATCGCCGGCCCGGCAGCGTTGCTCGTCTTCGTCCTCAACGGGATCGTCACCGCCTTCACGGCGCTGTCGTACGCCGAACTGGCTTCGGCGATCCCCAAGAGCGGCGGTGGCTACGCCTTCGTCCGCGAGGTGTTCGCGGACCTGCCGTCGTTCATGATGGGGTGGTTACTCTGGTTCGCGTACATGGTCGCCGGCGGACTGTACGCGCTCGGGTTCGCGCCGAACTTCCTTGAGTTGCTGCACGTCTACGGGCTGACGGCCGCGCCCGGCGAGGTCGGATCCGTCGCGATCCCCGCTCTCGGGGTCGGCGTGCCCGTCGCGGTCGGACTGGCGTTCCTGGCGGTCCTCCTGCTCGTGTCGCTGAACGCCGCCTCGACGGCCGCCAGCGGGAGCGTCGAGACGATCTTCACGGCGATCAAGGTGAGTATCCTCGTCGTGTTCGTCGGCTACGGCGTCACCTCGCCACAGTTCTCCGGCGCGGAGTTCCAGCCGCTCTTTCCCGGGGACAAGACCGCGTTCAGCATCCTCCCGGCGATGGGCCTGACGTTCATCGCCTTCGAGGGGTACGACCTCATCACGACGGTCACCGAGGAGGTCAAGAACCCGCGAGAGAACATCCCCAAAGCCATCTTCATCAGTCTGGCCGTGACGCTCGTCGTCTACATCGCCGTTGTCAGTGTCGCCATCGGCACACTCGGCTGGGTCGACCTAGCACGCGCCGGCGAGGCCGGCATCGCGGAGGCCGCGACGAACTTCATGCCGCAGTTCCCGGTCATCGGCAACGGCGGCGCCGTCATCGTCTTCGGCGCGGTGTTCTCGACGCTGACGGCACTGAACGCGGTGGTGATCGCCTCCTCGCGGGTGGCGTTCTCGATGGGGCGTGAGGGCCAGTTGCTCCCCTCGTTCGGCCAGCTCCACCACCGGTTCGGGACGCCGTTCTGGGCGATCCTCGCGAGCGCGGTGGTGATGTTGAGTTCGGTCGTGTTGCCGACCCAGAGCGCCGGGAACATGTCGAGTCTGTTCTTCCTGCTCTCTTTCGTCATCGTCAACGGCTCGGTCATCAAGCTCCGGCGCGAGCGGCCCGATATGGCACGGCCGTACGAACTGCCGTACTACCCGGTTCCGCCCGTCCTGGGGATCGCCCTGAACCTGCTGTTGACCGGCGTGCTCGTGGTCTACCTGCTCCGGACGGACGTGCTCGCACTGCTTTTGAGCGGCGGCTGGATCGGCCTCGGTGTCGTCGCATACTACGGATTGACGACACTCAGGACATCGGCGGAGGAGGCCGAGACGGAACGAGCGGCCGCGGAGGACGACTAA
- the msrA gene encoding peptide-methionine (S)-S-oxide reductase MsrA — protein MTAQATFAGGCFWCTESVFKQVRGVERVVSGYAGGHVEDPSYEAVCREETGHAECVQITYDPDVVSYEDLLAVFFTTHNPTTLNRQGNDVGTQYRSAVFYHDEAQRTAVEAFIEEIQPGYDDDIVTEVEPLETFYPAEEYHQDYFEKNPNQAYCTMTIPPKIEKLKQKHAELLA, from the coding sequence ATGACAGCACAGGCGACGTTCGCGGGCGGCTGTTTCTGGTGTACCGAGTCCGTCTTCAAGCAAGTCAGGGGCGTCGAGAGAGTCGTCTCGGGGTACGCCGGCGGCCACGTCGAAGACCCCAGCTACGAGGCGGTCTGTCGGGAGGAGACCGGTCACGCCGAGTGTGTCCAGATCACGTACGACCCGGACGTTGTGAGCTACGAGGACCTGCTTGCGGTCTTTTTCACGACGCACAACCCGACGACGCTGAACCGTCAGGGCAACGACGTGGGGACACAGTACCGCTCGGCCGTGTTCTACCACGACGAGGCCCAACGGACTGCCGTCGAGGCGTTCATCGAGGAGATCCAGCCGGGCTACGACGACGACATCGTCACCGAAGTCGAACCCCTGGAGACGTTCTACCCCGCCGAGGAGTACCACCAGGACTACTTCGAGAAGAACCCCAACCAGGCCTACTGCACCATGACGATCCCGCCGAAGATCGAGAAGCTCAAGCAGAAACACGCGGAACTCCTGGCATGA
- a CDS encoding DUF4442 domain-containing protein, with amino-acid sequence MGESLRTRLERVVFNWWPSYLGTGGRVTHIEDDWSEIHLKLPLSWRTRNIVGTIFGGSLYSAVDPFYMVMLMRRLSEEYVVWDKDAAIRFRKPATETLYATFEMPDVEVERIETALTDQESVDREYTVDLVDSEGVVYATVEKTVHVSTDEDKRA; translated from the coding sequence ATGGGCGAGTCCCTGCGGACGAGATTAGAGCGGGTGGTGTTCAACTGGTGGCCCTCCTATCTGGGGACCGGTGGCCGGGTGACACACATCGAGGACGACTGGTCGGAGATCCACCTGAAACTCCCGCTGTCCTGGCGGACCCGAAACATCGTCGGCACCATCTTCGGCGGGAGTCTCTACAGTGCTGTCGACCCCTTCTACATGGTGATGCTCATGCGACGGCTCTCCGAGGAGTACGTCGTCTGGGACAAAGACGCCGCCATCCGCTTTCGCAAGCCCGCGACCGAGACGCTGTACGCGACCTTCGAGATGCCCGACGTGGAGGTCGAGCGCATCGAAACAGCACTGACAGATCAGGAATCGGTCGACCGGGAGTACACCGTCGACCTCGTCGACAGCGAGGGCGTCGTCTACGCGACCGTCGAGAAGACCGTCCACGTCAGCACCGACGAGGACAAACGCGCCTGA
- a CDS encoding DUF7095 family protein, translating to MDRSTAVERVEEIVATVEDERMAVPVREVWVFGDVALGLDPIDRLDVYVTKDILFKDAPDRAEEFQRSHGVDGVGKTVRAAWAEEFPDYLRANANGHAAPEKCLAAHLLPDTDEPIHLEVCNASFDDNVTQRLKGAMARDDYEQLLDPRGACLWVGGEASGAGRSSSDASDGGQRSAEAFEKLRNGEFVLPTLSGALEMLGMEEAEASEAADAVRTSRERQDGPSVRGDVV from the coding sequence ATGGACCGTTCGACGGCCGTCGAGCGCGTCGAGGAGATCGTCGCGACCGTCGAGGACGAACGGATGGCGGTTCCAGTCCGGGAGGTGTGGGTGTTCGGCGACGTTGCGCTGGGACTCGATCCGATCGACCGCCTGGATGTCTACGTCACCAAGGACATCCTGTTCAAAGACGCCCCCGACCGGGCCGAGGAGTTCCAGCGGAGCCACGGCGTCGACGGCGTCGGCAAGACGGTCCGGGCCGCGTGGGCCGAGGAGTTCCCCGACTACCTGCGGGCCAACGCCAACGGCCACGCCGCGCCCGAGAAGTGCCTGGCCGCCCACCTCCTGCCCGACACAGACGAGCCGATCCACTTGGAGGTGTGTAACGCCTCCTTCGACGACAACGTCACCCAGCGGCTCAAGGGGGCGATGGCCCGCGACGACTACGAGCAACTCCTCGACCCGCGGGGTGCCTGCCTGTGGGTAGGGGGTGAGGCGAGCGGAGCGGGGCGATCCTCGTCGGACGCGTCCGACGGTGGACAGCGGTCGGCCGAGGCCTTCGAGAAACTGCGCAACGGCGAGTTCGTCCTCCCGACGCTGTCGGGCGCCCTGGAGATGCTCGGGATGGAGGAAGCCGAGGCCAGTGAGGCCGCCGACGCGGTCCGTACCTCCCGGGAACGCCAGGACGGGCCGTCGGTGCGGGGCGACGTAGTCTGA